A portion of the Ricinus communis isolate WT05 ecotype wild-type chromosome 10, ASM1957865v1, whole genome shotgun sequence genome contains these proteins:
- the LOC8269357 gene encoding G-type lectin S-receptor-like serine/threonine-protein kinase SD2-5 — protein MEFSLLGFLLFFVLFAHALCKSDIHIGHRVTLAVPVEYSLGIIGRAFLMETYQSEPKFKVALSVVPINGKYSCSLEVFLGDVKVWNSGHYSPFFTSDTCVLELTKEGDLQLKGPKELVGWRTGTSGQGVERLQILGSGNLVLVDNLNRIKWQSFNFPTDVMLWGQRLNVATRLISFPMNSSAFYSFEIQRNKIALYLNSGKWNYSYWEFKPSKNRNISFIQLGTKGLELFNDKYHKIAQISSLSNWLLLQPLRFLALGNKTGNLGLYFYSPDKERFEAAFQALNTTCDLPLACKPYGICTFSNTCSCIRLLTKENEKGNSNSDCSEGLSREFCGKGKVEMLELNDVGSVLSAAAPTKVNISKEDCADSCLQDCKCVAALYSSVEEGASSRLKECFLYGLVMGAKQVERGTGFTYMVKVPKGTHVGHGKSGLKKWVIVLVGVIDSFIILLLLGGLGYYLIRKRRKNIPATSNTT, from the exons ATGGAGTTTTCTCTTCTgggttttcttcttttttttgtcttgTTTGCTCATGCCCTTTGCAAATCAGATATTCACATTGGCCATAGAGTTACTCTTGCTGTACCTGTTGAATACAGCCTTGGAATCATTGGTAGAGCTTTCCTGATGGAAACATATCAAAGTGAACCCAAGTTTAAAGTTGCATTAAGTGTTGTGCCAATTAATGGGAAATATTCTTGTTCTTTAGAAGTTTTTCTTGGAGATGTGAAGGTGTGGAATTCTGGTCATTACTCTCCATTTTTCACTTCAGATACTTGCGTTCTTGAGTTAACGAAGGAAGGAGATTTGCAATTGAAGGGACCAAAAGAGCTAGTTGGATGGCGAACAGGAACTTCTGGACAAGGTGTGGAG AGATTGCAGATACTGGGTTCAGGTAATCTCGTTCTGGTTGATAACCTGAACCGTATAAAATGGCAAAGTTTCAATTTTCCAACAGATGTAATGCTATGGGGACAGAGACTAAATGTTGCTACTcgtttgatttcttttccaaTGAATTCAAGTGCATTCTATTCCTTTGAAATTCAACGCAACAAGATTGCTCTTTATCTCAATTCTGGTAAGTGGAACTACTCTTACTGGGAATTTAAACCTTCAAAGAACAGAAACATCAGTTTTATTCAATTAGGCACAAAAGGGTTAGAGTTATTCAATGATAAATATCACAAAATCGCGCAGATTTCTTCTTTGTCGAACTGGCTTCTACTTCAACCCTTGAGATTTTTAGCTCTGGGGAATAAAACGGGAAATTTGGGGCTATATTTTTACTCACCTGACAAGGAAAGATTTGAGGCTGCATTTCAAGCACTGAACACTACTTGTGATCTTCCTTTAGCTTGTAAACCATATGGTATTTGTACATTCTCCAATACTTGTTCATGTATTAGACTTTTAACtaaggaaaatgaaaagggTAATAGCAATTCTGATTGTAGTGAAGGACTCTCTAGAGAATTCTGTGGTAAAGGTAAGGTAGAGATGCTTGAATTAAATGATGTTGGAAGTGTTCTGAGTGCTGCTGCTCCTACAAAGGTTAACATTAGCAAGGAAGATTGTGCGGATTCTTGTTTACAAGATTGTAAATGTGTTGCTGCATTATATTCCTCTGTTGAGGAGGGTGCAAGTTCCAGATTAAAAGAATGTTTTCTTTATGGATTGGTGATGGGTGCTAAACAAGTAGAAAGAGGAACAGGATTTACTTACATGGTAAAGGTTCCTAAAGGAACCCATGTTGGCCATGGGAAGTCTGGATTGAAGAAATGGGTAATAGTATTGGTGGGAGTTATTGATAGTTTCATCATTTTGCTTCTTTTAGGAGGTCTTGGGTATTATTTGATtcgaaagagaagaaagaacatTCCTGCTACTAGTAACACTACCTGA